Proteins encoded within one genomic window of Oryza brachyantha chromosome 7, ObraRS2, whole genome shotgun sequence:
- the LOC102713480 gene encoding interferon-related developmental regulator 2-like: MGKSKKSKVRGGGGGGDDLIDSSDADSLGSSSTALSDLSISYATEHVNSQEFVLDKYIDALYEKRGSTREAALSQLVDAFESFILHGLVENKYATLLSLFNSSIKKGSTREACLASRAIGLLALTLGAGSSSHEVMEESHAQLSRVLQTWPDASKMISALDCLAVITFVGATDLAETELSLKAMWDVIHPKSGSNVGTVHKPRPPVLAAAISAWAFLLTTIGSWRINADSWKEPIAFLSTLLGAEDRAVRMSAGEALALCFELNLLDVSFGEDDDVENGGTDGSKSKLFLDMQGLKAKISSLASNLSMEAGGKGADKKNLTDQRDLFQRILDFVKYGECPEESVKISGKRDVLRVSSWSELIQLNFLRRFLGRGFLKHVQENGLLQDVFDIKTDTTETLSSTNKKIFRSGEEKGRALKLNKDRRLAQERKNAAMLLDE, translated from the exons ATGGGGAAGA GTAAGAAGAGCAAGgttcgtggcggcggcggcggcggggatgaTCTGATCGACAGCAGCGACGCCGACAGCTTGggctcgtcgtcgacggcgctgTCGGATCTATCCATCTCTTACGCTACCGAGCACGTCAACTCGCAGGAGTTCGTTCTCGACAAGTACATCGATGCGCTCTATGAGAAGAG GGGGTCTACAAGGGAAGCCGCGCTGTCTCAACTGGTTGATGCTTTTGAAAGCTTCATTCTTCACGGTCTTGTGGAGAACAA ATATGCCACTCTGCTGAGTCTGTTCAACAGTTCGATAAAGAAGGGATCTACGAGGGAGGCTTGCTTGGCATCCCGTGCCATTG GTCTTTTAGCCCTTACACTTGGTGCTGGGAGCAGCTCACATGAAGTTATGGAGGAGTCCCATGCACAACTTTCTAGGGTCCTTCAAACTTGGCCAGATGCTTCAAAGATGATTTCT GCACTTGATTGCTTGGCCGTAATCACATTTGTTGGTGCTACTGATTTGGCTGAAACAGAGCTATCTTTGAAAGCTATGTGGGATGTAATTCATCCAAAATCTGGTTCAAAT GTGGGAACTGTCCATAAACCAAGGCCCCCTGTGTTAGCAGCTGCTATATCTGCTTGGGCTTTTCTTCTTACAACTATTGGTTCATGGAGGATAAATGCTGATAGTTGGAAAGA GCCTATTGCATTTCTCTCTACTCTTCTTGGTGCGGAGGATCGTGCTGTTCGAATGTCAGCTGGTGAAGCATTAGCTTTGTGCTTTGAGCTAAATTTGCTTGATGTTTCCTTcggtgaagatgatgatgttgaGAATGGAGGAACTGATGGTTCCAAGAGTAAACTTTTCCTTGACATGCAAGGTTTGAAAGCCAAAATATCAAGTCTTGCATCTAATCTCTCAATGGAGGCAGGGGGTAAAGGTGCAGATAAGAAAAACCTTACTGACCAAAGAGATCTGTTTCAACGGATCTTGGATTTTGTTAAG taTGGTGAGTGCCCTGAAGAATCTGTTAAGATTTCTGGAAAGCGTGATGTTTTAAGGGTTTCATCATGGTCTGAATTGATTCAG TTGAACTTCTTGAGGCGTTTCCTTGGTAGAGGCTTCCTAAAGCATGTGCAG GAGAACGGGCTTCTTCAAGATGTCTTTGACATTAAGACTGACACTACTGAAACTCTCTCATCCACTAATAAG AAAATCTTTAGGTCTGGTGAAGAGAAAGGAAGAGCCCTAAAGTTGAACAAGGACCGCCGTTTAGCCCAG GAGAGGAAGAATGCCGCTATGTTGTTGGACGAGTAG
- the LOC102713756 gene encoding uncharacterized protein LOC102713756, which yields MSPVSSSSSRPASLPSSPYRPALRAGSLQRLLRPPDPSDDDAPTPRSSRGGGHGRALLQVTNITPALSGADPFSGHHGFYLRLSDSARSCYVSLHADHDDLILTNGLHIGQVIEVEHLVPSVPAPVLRKFRVLPGRYPCIHQEPADMASTTAAAAACSGAAEIKEVVSERPRRPSPTPPIPAERRARQAGSPSAISHRHRSRSISNLSETGAAARSSSAAVLGKLRKISVTSIDGTSTDDDDESDVSSLSSARRNWDVTGSIKDRRPVAPRRRGNSVSPSKSGPNSSVTQNDAGNDPMESVRRKAEKAFKVLSKRASAKMSRESSCMAATPQSASASSGIKWCENNVMWSSLSSSLMKYGKEAVKQRDMALQAVLDGLLEASTTEKLIKCLSTYSELQSDKEDDPKELIDRFLKFSQELDHAIFIAQSQTKIRQVKACGSNPTSSTSTKAALKAALDRKQSAILWIRAAIEADLSPFSSYTRPTEPPKLLLSESKPVTPLFCCSKPKCNCNKRTSRKTSDGSSEGSNMNAAMDLAIALRSECNCWFLKYIDKFLDDIESETVYAPCDSQVAGLLQQLKRVDDWLNRVVRHDRMLSIDRSNKDSMFSEEEENDACERVRRKIYGALLRHVQYAAMALEGLNGVTDEEKEERK from the exons ATGTCGccggtgtcgtcgtcgtcgtcgaggccgGCGTCgctcccgtcgtcgccgtacaGGCCGGCGCTCCGGGCGGGCAGCCTGCAGCGGCTGCTCCGGCCGCCGGAcccctccgacgacgacgcgcccACGCCCCGCtcctcccgcggcggcggccacggccgcGCCCTGCTCCAGGTCACCAACATCACCCCGGCGCTCTCCGGCGCCGACCCTTTCTCCGGCCACCACGGCTTCTACCTCCGCCTCTCCGACTCCGCGCGCTCCTGCTACGTCTCCCTCCACGCCGACCACGACGACCTCATCCTCACCAACGGCCTCCACATCGGTCAGGTCATCGAGGTCGAGCACCTCGTGCCGTCCGTCCCGGCGCCGGTGCTCCGCAAGTTCCGTGTTCTTCCCGGCCGGTACCCCTGCATCCACCAGGAGCCCGCCGATAtggcctccaccaccgccgccgccgctgcgtgCTCCGGCGCGGCCGAGATCAAGGAGGTCGTGTCcgagcgcccgcgccggccgtcgccgacgccccCCATCCCGGCCGAGAGGAGGGCGCGGCAGGCGGGCTCCCCCTCCGCGATCAGCCACCGCCACAGGTCACGGTCGATATCGAACTTGTCCGAGACtggcgccgcggcgaggagtagcagcgccgccgtcctGGGGAAGCTGAGGAAGATCAGCGTCACGTCCATCGATGGCACcagcaccgacgacgacgacgagtccGACGTGTCGTCGTTGtcctcggcgaggaggaaTTGGGATGTCACCGGGAGCATCAAGGACAGGAGACCCGTCGCTCCTCGGAGGCGTGGCAACAGC GTTTCCCCAAGTAAATCTGGCCCAAATTCCAGTGTCACCCAGAATGATGCTGGGAATGATCCGATGGAGTCAGTGAGGAGGAAAGCCGAGAAGGCATTCAAGGTGCTCTCCAAGAGGGCATCTGCTAAGATGTCCAGAGAAAGCTCCTGCATGGCGGCGACACCGCAGAGCGCTTCGGCGTCGAGCGGCATCAAGTGGTGCGAGAACAATGTGATGTGGAGCTCACTTTCATCAAGCTTGATGAAGTATGGAAAG GAAGCAGTGAAGCAGAGAGACATGGCGCTGCAGGCCGTGCTTGATGGATTGCTAGAGGCATCTACCACTGAGAAATTGATAAAATGCCTAAG tACGTACTCTGAACTACAATCTGACAAGGAAGACGACCCGAAGGAGCTCATTGACAGGTTCTTGAAATTCTCTCAGGAACTGGATCATGCCATCTTCATCGCCCAATCACAGACCAAAATTAGACAAGTAAAAGCATGTGGTTCCAATCCAACATCCTCAACTTCAACCAAAGCTGCTTTGAAGGCTGCATTGGATAGGAAGCAATCTGCCATCTTATGGATCAGAGCAGCCATTGAAGCAGACCTCTCACCTTTTTCTAGTTACACAAGACCCACTGAACCACCAAAACTGTTACTGTCTGAATCAAAGCCTGTGACACCATTGTTCTGTTGTTCCAAGCCGAAATGCAACTGCAACAAGAGGACCTCAAGGAAAACATCTGACGGTTCCTCTGAAGGAAGCAACATGAATGCAGCCATGGACCTGGCTATAGCACTTAGATCAGAATGCAACTGTTGGTTCCTCAAGTACATCGACAAGTTCTTGGATGATATCGAAAGCGAGACCGTATATGCGCCATGTGATTCCCAAGTTGCAGGCCTTCTGCAGCAGCTTAAAAGAGTTGATGACTGGCTCAACCGTGTCGTGAGGCACGACAGGATGCTTTCGATCGACCGAAGCAACAAGGATAGCATGTTTtctgaggaagaagagaacgATGCGTGCGAGAGGGTACGGAGAAAGATTTATGGAGCCCTTCTAAGGCATGTCCAATATGCTGCAATGGCGCTCGAGGGTCTGAATGGTGTAACTGATGAAGAGAAGGAAGAGCGGAAGTAG
- the LOC102721002 gene encoding transcription factor bHLH84-like, translating to MERSYASAVPQMEADVMMAQLLGAHGDRLFAYESVDESMEAMAAMFLPSLDTDSNSSSSCLNYDVPPQCWPQHGHSNSVTSFPDDPVHGYESFEFPVMDPLPPAHFHAHCGIPYLGEDLSPPQCNHPSARVEEAANVTTPMANKRKSSAAMAASKKSKKGGKRDPIGSDEGDNAYIDTQSSSSCTPEEGNLEGNAKSSSKKTGARANRGAATDPQSLYARKRRERINERLRILQNLVPNGTKVDISTMLEEAVQYVKFLQLQIKLLSSDDMWMYAPIAYNGVNISNIDLNISSLQK from the exons ATGGAGAGATCATACGCCTCAGCCGTGCCACAGATGGAGGCCGACGTGATGATGGCGCAGCTTCTTGGAGCTCATGGTGACCGCCTCTTCGCCTATGAGAGTGTGGACGAGTCCATGGAGGCAATGGCGGCGATGTTCTTGCCTAGCCTCGACACCGACTCCAACTCCTCCTCCAGCTGCCTCAACTACGACGTGCCTCCACAGTGCTGGCCTCAGCACGGCCATAGCAACAGCGTCACCAGCTTCCCTGATGACCCAGTTCATGGCTATGAGAGCTTCGAGTTTCCGGTCATGGATCCGCTCCCGCCTGCCCATTTCCACGCGCATTGCGGCATCCCCTACCTCGGTGAGGATCTGAGCCCTCCACAATGCAACCATCCATCAGCAAGAGTAGAAGAAGCTGCAAATGTTACAACACCAATGGCCAACAAGAGGAAGTCTAGTGCTGCCATGGCG GCGTCAAAGAAGAGCAAGAAGGGTGGCAAAAGAGACCCTATTGGCAGTGACGAAGGCGACAACGCCTACATCGACACGCAAAGCTCCAGCAGTTGCACCCCAGAGGAGGGAAACCTGGAGGGCAATGCGAAGTCGAGCTCGAAGAAGACGGGTGCTAGGGCAAACCGTGGCGCAGCAACTGATCCTCAGAGTCTCTATGCAAGg aagaggagagagaggatcaATGAAAGATTGAGGATCCTGCAGAACTTGGTTCCCAATGGAACAAAG GTTGACATAAGTACTATGCTGGAGGAAGCAGTGCAGTATGTCAAATTTTTGCAGCTTCAGATTAAG TTGCTAAGCTCTGACGACATGTGGATGTATGCACCAATCGCTTACAATGGAGTCAACATCAGCAACATTGATCTGAACATCTCTTCTCTGCAGAAATAA
- the LOC102720722 gene encoding formin-like protein 13, giving the protein MRRRVALITVIAALLVAEQLCVAAEVDVTGGGGGVVRRRSLHQPFFPIEWSPPPPTSGSDVVPPPPPTTAAAASTTAGGGGGRSSTSVVNTVAIALSAGLVTLAVASYSCCLLLRRRREDGEVEEDDRAVKRPVGAVAARVPSDVGSSSRQHRSPPPSSTASDAIYLDPLTTLVEVRQHEQSPDLRPLPLLKQPSPDLRPLPPLKRPESQPPPPPPATPPLTTTGYSTDEEDQATYYTAPKTAMSSFSRSTSQHSTLEQTAMPPTATATAASAPPQANPLRPARPPPPPPPPRQRLLRPLPAESPPLAALANLELTSSPVDPSVQDRGGDNSGSQSGGARPPKPPHLKPLHWDKLRAISGRTTVWDQVKNSDTFRVDEEAMESLFLNSSGRGGGGSSDTAARRVGSGRQESRLLDPKRLQNVAIMLKSLNVTADEVIGALVRGTPEDLRSEFYETLAKMAPTKEEELRLKGYSGDQSKIDPAERFLKDVLVVPFAFERVDAMLYRVNFDNEVSYLRKSFGTLEAACEELRSSKLFLKLLDAVLKTGNRMNDGTNRGEARAFKLDTLLKLADIKSTDGRTTLLHFVVKEIIRSEGFDSDQGAVNPGSGSKEQFKKDGLKLLAGLSSELSNVKRAATLEMDTLSGNILRLEADLEKVKLVVQLKETCSDEGSSENFFQSIDVFLRRAGAEIETMKTAEKNALRLVRETTEYFHGDTTKEEPHPLRIFMVVDEFLVILDRVCRDVGRTPERVMMGSGKAFRVTAGTSLPPRRHENRRVLSSSDEDSSSS; this is encoded by the exons ATGAGGAGGAGAGTTGCACTGATCACGGTGATTGCCGCTTTGTTGGTAGCTGAGCAATTATGTGTGGCGGCGGAGGTAGacgtcaccggcggcggtggtggggtTGTCCGGAGGCGGTCGCTGCACCAGCCGTTCTTCCCGATCGagtggtcgccgccgccgccgacgtccggAAGCGACGtcgttccgccgccgccgccgacgacggcggctgcggcgTCGACCACCgccgggggcggcggtggccggtcCTCGACCAGCGTCGTGAACACCGTCGCCATCGCGCTCTCGGCGGGCCTCGTCACGCTCGCGGTGGCGTCGTACTCCTGCTGCCTCCtgctgcggcgacggcgcgaggacggcgaggtcgaggaggACGACCGCGCCGTGAAGCGGCCGGTGGGGGCGGTGGCCGCGAGGGTCCCGAGCGATGTCGGGAGCAGCTCCCGTCAGCACCGGTCGCCGCCCCCGAGCTCGACGGCGTCGGACGCGATATACCTCGACCCGCTGACGACGTTGGTGGAGGTGCGCCAGCACGAGCAGAGCCCTGACCTGCGCCCGCTCCCACTGCTTAAGCAGCCGAGCCCTGACCTCCGGCCGTTGCCGCCTCTGAAGCGGCCGGAATCACaacccccgcccccgccgccggccactcCGCCGTTGACCACCACGGGGTATTCCACCGACGAGGAGGACCAGGCAACGTACTACACCGCGCCCAAGACGGCCATGTCCTCGTTCAGCCGGAGCACAAGCCAGCACAGCACGCTGGAGCAAACAGCTATGCCGcccacggcgacggccacggcCGCGTCGGCACCGCCGCAAGCGAATCCCCTACGGCCtgctcgcccgccgccgcccccgcctccgccgagaCAGAGGTTGCTACGACCGCTCCCGGCAGAATcaccgcccctcgccgcgctggCCAATCTGGAGCTAACCAGTTCCCCTGTCGACCCCTCTGTCCAAGACAGGGGAGGGGATAATTCCGGCAGCcaaagcggcggcgcgcgcccgCCCAAGCCGCCGCACCTGAAGCCGCTGCACTGGGACAAGCTCCGGGCCATCTCCGGCCGCACCACCGTGTGGGACCAGGTCAAGAACTCCGACACATTCCG CGTCGACGAGGAGGCCATGGAGAGCTTATTCCTGAACAGCAGCggtcgcggcggaggcgggagctcggacacggcggcgaggagggtaGGCTCCGGGAGGCAGGAGAGCCGGTTGCTTGACCCGAAGCGGCTGCAGAACGTCGCGATCATGCTCAAGTCCCTCAACGTGACCGCCGACGAAGTGATTGGTGCACTCGTACGTG GAACCCCTGAAGATTTGAGATCTGAGTTCTATGAAACACTAGCTAAGATGGCACcaacaaaagaagaagaattgAGACTAAAAGGTTATAGTGGTGATCAATCGAAAATTGATCCAGCGGAACGTTTTCTGAAAGATGTTCTCGTAGTTCCTTTTGCCTTTGAGAGAGTGGATGCGATGCTATACAGAGTAAATTTTGACAACGAAGTGAGTTATTTAAGGAAATCTTTTGGAACATTAGAG GCAGCCTGTGAAGAGCTAAGAAGCAGCAAACTCTTTCTGAAGCTGCTAGATGCGGTTCTAAAAACTGGGAACCGCATGAATGATGGTACCAATCGAGGCGAAGCAAGGGCTTTCAAACTTGATACTCTTCTAAAGCTTGCTGACATCAAATCAACAGACGGCAGAACGACATTGCTCCACTTTGTTGTTAAAGAGATCATCCGATCGGAAGGCTTCGATTCTGACCAAGGCGCGGTTAATCCTGGTAGTGGCAGCAAGGAACAGTTCAAAAAGGATGGACTAAAATTACTTGCAGGGCTCAGCAGTGAGCTTTCCAACGTGAAGAGAGCAGCCACACTGGAAATGGACACGCTGAGCGGCAACATCCTGAGGCTCGAAGCCGATCTCGAGAAGGTGAAGCTTGTCGTACAGCTCAAGGAGACTTGCTCCGATGAAGGTTCAAGCGAGAACTTCTTCCAGTCAATAGACGTGTTCCTCAGAAGAGCAGGGGCAGAGATCGAGACCATGAAAACCGCGGAGAAGAACGCGCTGCGCCTCGTAAGGGAGACGACGGAGTACTTCCATGGCGACACCACGAAGGAGGAGCCCCATCCCTTGAGGATATTCATGGTGGTGGACGAGTTCCTTGTGATACTGGACCGCGTCTGCAGGGACGTCGGCAGGACGCCGGAGAGGGTGATGATGGGCTCCGGCAAGGCGTTCCGCGTCACCGCAGGTACCTCcctgcctcctcgccggcACGAGAACCGGCGAGTTCTTAGCTCCTCCGACGAGGACAGCTCGTCATCTTAG